Proteins encoded together in one Lathyrus oleraceus cultivar Zhongwan6 chromosome 5, CAAS_Psat_ZW6_1.0, whole genome shotgun sequence window:
- the LOC127082603 gene encoding uncharacterized protein LOC127082603: MRVDELIRSLQTFEMGICEGAEKKAKSIAFMSNTEEEDEVGDHNIDGDLANEIAMLGRQFNRLIKKETLKYGSKGRILLTYSDRGEQAIRQGDSEIAESWFDQAAEYWKQAIALTPGNYIEAQNWLKITRRFE; the protein is encoded by the exons atgagagtggatgagtTAATTAggtccctccaaacatttgagatgggaatatgtgagGGAGCTGAAAAGAAGGCCAAGAGCATAGCTTTTATGTCAAACACCGAAGAGGAAGATGAGGTAGGTGATCACAACATTGATGGAGACCtggcaaatgagatagcaatgttgggaagacagttcaacagactaaTAAAAAAG GAAACTCTCAAGTACGGTTCTAAGGGAAGGATTTTACTCACCTATTCCGACCGCGGAGAACAGGCCATTCGACAGGGAGATTCTGAAATTGCAGAATCTTGGTTTGATCAAGCTGCTGAATATTGGAAACAAGCTATAGCCCTTACCCCTGGTAATTATATTGAGGCACAAAATTGGTTGAAGATCACAAGGCGTTTTGAATAA